In Prochlorococcus marinus str. MIT 1214, one DNA window encodes the following:
- a CDS encoding DUF3153 domain-containing protein: MSNIASAIKAAEAALDKGDYNFCIKIVDPLLLAFQEETAIGGELRLLIVTAYMGKGDEQKAISICQSLIHSKKERIRQQAKQLLSILDAPHLPRPSNWSVEIPKLEMEPSLKSSFKKTKKEKKKTNHPPTGPTKNLDFGFSIITLLIIILLTFLLSGCVDISTNFSVTGPDRLKISLDIDSNSGQSIPWQMEFENNLTIENSILRLHNHEGKQHFESPTIRFEEANNLLEQIASVASKTSGFNINKPKIITNNKNWIIGTSQNFKIYFDLRGIPKIPGLKINIIIHDLGNKNNFKANPLEPILKKGLTFFPLEIGQINQLEISNWKWNEISIGIILIIALTLLSLSLQRIRLQMGFGFPELPP, encoded by the coding sequence ATGTCAAATATAGCTTCAGCTATAAAAGCTGCTGAAGCGGCCCTTGATAAAGGTGATTATAATTTCTGCATAAAAATAGTTGACCCTTTACTTCTAGCTTTTCAAGAAGAGACTGCAATAGGAGGAGAACTTAGGCTACTTATAGTTACTGCATACATGGGGAAAGGTGATGAACAAAAAGCGATAAGTATTTGTCAATCATTAATCCATAGCAAAAAAGAAAGAATCCGCCAACAAGCCAAACAACTCTTATCAATACTTGATGCTCCACATTTACCAAGACCCTCAAACTGGTCTGTAGAAATCCCAAAGTTAGAGATGGAGCCATCTCTAAAATCGTCATTTAAAAAAACAAAGAAAGAGAAGAAGAAAACAAATCATCCTCCAACTGGCCCAACAAAAAATCTAGACTTTGGATTTTCAATAATAACTTTATTAATTATTATTTTATTAACCTTCCTCTTGAGTGGTTGCGTTGATATATCAACTAATTTTAGTGTTACAGGTCCAGATCGACTAAAGATTTCACTTGATATAGATAGCAATTCGGGTCAATCAATTCCATGGCAGATGGAATTTGAGAATAATCTTACTATAGAGAATAGTATTTTAAGGCTCCATAATCATGAGGGTAAGCAGCATTTTGAATCACCAACTATTCGTTTTGAAGAAGCAAATAACTTACTTGAGCAAATAGCTTCAGTAGCTTCAAAGACTAGCGGGTTCAACATAAATAAACCTAAAATAATTACAAACAATAAAAACTGGATAATTGGCACCAGTCAAAATTTTAAAATTTATTTTGATTTGAGAGGAATTCCAAAAATTCCTGGATTAAAAATAAACATAATTATTCATGACCTTGGCAATAAAAATAATTTCAAAGCCAACCCCTTAGAACCTATTTTAAAAAAAGGTTTAACTTTCTTTCCATTAGAAATTGGACAGATTAATCAACTGGAGATTTCAAATTGGAAATGGAACGAAATTTCAATTGGGATTATCTTGATAATTGCTTTAACTTTGCTGAGCTTATCCCTTCAAAGAATTCGCCTCCAAATGGGATTCGGTTTCCCTGAGTTACCACCTTAA
- the argB gene encoding acetylglutamate kinase, with protein MNKEDQPAHYSKNLNNPFTDKDSIRVSVLSEALPYIQRFTNKRIVIKYGGSAMVDKALQSAVFRDLALLSSVGVQIVVVHGGGPEINQWLEKLGIQPVFLDGLRITNTETMDVVEMVLAGRVNKQIVSGINNHGSLAVGLCGIDGGLIEARTLGGGSHGLVGEVAKVNTKILSPLLEEGYVPVISSIANSSDGRSHNINADTVAGELAAALGAEKLILLTDTPGILMNENDPSSLIEKIRLSEARELIDKGIVKAGMKPKVECCIRSLAQGVNAAHIIDGRSPHALLLEVFTDAGIGTMVMGRG; from the coding sequence ATGAATAAAGAAGATCAACCCGCTCACTACAGTAAGAATTTAAATAATCCCTTTACAGATAAGGATTCAATAAGAGTTTCAGTGTTAAGTGAGGCGCTTCCTTATATTCAGCGTTTTACAAATAAAAGGATCGTAATTAAATATGGCGGGTCAGCCATGGTAGACAAAGCACTTCAGAGTGCAGTATTTAGAGATCTAGCTCTTCTTTCGTCTGTTGGAGTACAAATAGTAGTCGTTCATGGTGGGGGGCCAGAAATAAACCAATGGTTGGAAAAATTAGGAATACAGCCAGTTTTCCTTGATGGTTTACGTATTACTAATACCGAGACCATGGATGTAGTAGAAATGGTTCTTGCTGGAAGAGTAAATAAACAGATAGTTAGTGGGATCAACAATCACGGAAGCTTAGCTGTTGGACTATGTGGAATAGATGGCGGGCTTATTGAGGCAAGAACGCTTGGAGGTGGAAGTCATGGTCTTGTTGGAGAAGTTGCAAAAGTAAATACAAAGATATTAAGCCCTCTTCTCGAGGAAGGTTACGTCCCAGTCATTTCGAGTATTGCTAACTCTTCGGATGGCAGATCACACAATATCAATGCTGATACCGTTGCTGGGGAGCTTGCGGCAGCACTAGGTGCCGAAAAATTAATCCTTCTAACAGATACTCCTGGTATATTAATGAATGAAAATGATCCTTCTTCCTTAATAGAAAAGATACGTCTATCGGAAGCTAGAGAATTAATCGATAAAGGGATAGTTAAAGCAGGTATGAAGCCAAAAGTTGAATGTTGTATTCGTTCTCTAGCCCAGGGTGTGAATGCTGCCCATATCATTGACGGAAGGAGTCCTCACGCACTTCTATTAGAAGTTTTCACTGATGCAGGTATTGGAACAATGGTTATGGGTAGAGGTTAA
- a CDS encoding DUF2854 domain-containing protein: MNKLLSPASLITIGGASLSLVGLTAYFTDATNLSVPTFFYGVPIFLIGISLKTTEVPPALRVVPATKFASDRDKAPKELGNLVNDVTRWRYGQSCQLEASLRVLKLWDIDSPPQLTEVEELVQDGNYGIRMRFEMAAISLERWNAQKERLGRFFAKGMCAELFCPTPGEIDLILLPQKQEEKPQENE, translated from the coding sequence ATGAATAAACTTCTTTCACCGGCAAGCCTCATCACTATCGGAGGAGCATCCCTTTCATTAGTTGGTCTAACCGCCTATTTTACTGATGCAACTAACCTCAGTGTTCCAACTTTCTTCTATGGAGTACCTATTTTTCTGATAGGTATATCACTAAAAACGACTGAGGTGCCTCCTGCCCTAAGAGTAGTTCCAGCAACTAAGTTTGCCTCAGATAGAGATAAAGCTCCTAAAGAACTAGGGAATCTAGTTAACGATGTGACTAGATGGCGGTATGGGCAATCTTGCCAGCTTGAAGCATCTCTCAGAGTATTAAAGCTTTGGGACATAGACAGTCCTCCCCAACTTACAGAGGTAGAGGAATTGGTTCAAGATGGTAATTATGGAATAAGAATGAGATTTGAAATGGCTGCTATATCTTTAGAAAGATGGAATGCTCAAAAAGAACGTTTAGGAAGGTTTTTTGCTAAAGGTATGTGCGCTGAATTATTTTGTCCAACACCAGGTGAAATAGATTTAATCCTACTTCCGCAAAAACAAGAAGAAAAGCCACAAGAAAATGAATAA
- a CDS encoding single-stranded DNA-binding protein: protein MNHCMLEVLVKKAPTVRFTQDNKTPLAEIEVEFDSLRADDPPCVIKVVGWGKLAEELQNSVQINSKLVIEGRLRMNTVPRQDGTKEKQAEFTLSRIHPFSSNSTISSTPSQTQSNFKSDSTNSLNNEGLKWDSSPLVPDTDDIPF from the coding sequence ATGAACCATTGCATGCTTGAGGTTTTGGTCAAAAAAGCCCCAACAGTTCGTTTTACACAAGACAACAAAACTCCACTAGCTGAAATAGAAGTTGAATTTGACAGCCTCCGTGCTGATGACCCTCCCTGCGTAATTAAGGTAGTTGGTTGGGGGAAATTAGCAGAAGAACTTCAAAACTCAGTTCAAATCAATTCTAAATTAGTAATAGAAGGTCGCTTAAGAATGAATACTGTTCCTCGACAGGATGGGACTAAAGAGAAACAAGCTGAATTTACTCTTTCACGAATTCACCCCTTTTCTTCTAACTCAACTATTTCATCAACACCTTCTCAAACTCAGTCAAATTTTAAAAGCGACTCAACAAATTCTTTAAATAACGAGGGTCTTAAATGGGACAGCTCGCCATTAGTTCCTGATACTGATGACATTCCATTCTGA